From the genome of Perca flavescens isolate YP-PL-M2 chromosome 1, PFLA_1.0, whole genome shotgun sequence, one region includes:
- the greb1 gene encoding protein GREB1 isoform X1: MGNSYAGQLRTTRFEEVLHNSIEASLRSNTIVPRPVFSQLYLETEQPLAHDGRTENDDEDDEDGSESNSPPIPYQMKPPSEGCCTTDGFCQAGRDLRLSSLASDPLDVPPGFMLVGVKSPSHPESLLVCAVDRRFLPDERGHNALLGFSGNCIGCGEKGFRYFTEFSNHINLKLSTQPKKQKHLKYHLHRNNQGVLVKGAPICWRGHDGRMRQMGSSLSEGHAISAEQPPNMALKNSSHTPGSYTAESNVDPSGLPQITDAPHLLTNGNHAVPSIAHPPLHQSRPGRPSATGSHANAGPPKKRHKGWSPESSANSLTESTLKTPPSSSALSTLSMSSVITNGVRTETAAPLSSSQGSLTPLSPAGLSVTIPDELLHTCRLKPVIFKGHGPLPQLTGNVSEVLVSSLLQSCYLSSQTLPRVYQHYGPSPLQSLSTEMQILLTVYYLVQLGLDQVPLIEDLEQIFMRSWRESHLSEIRQYQQPQTPVTQGRHYGIETPSTLPGLPQHFSLPPQSQQPLTPSQLPWLAQLAASSCGEGVVVLEEKIGSLAQGLQQTFSRLMEGRLENTNYVVIIFTAPGQETQSCVVVTGKHQCRALAESMYSPNEGLKEINHQLSTGVAQELIHYCNSLGQDGDLDSLLDSATVDSNEPSPLSSSQESAEERSLKTTHSPKDTNSSKDPHTQCSKDSPSPKERASSPKDTCSEYSIEWREVRPIQLAVARKLLSHVCAIADSSTQNLDLGSFDRVSFLILVPPSEVTFQQTVLHLWSSGVLQELGGLDQECLSQREAERYVVKMDQNAQARIDSLIQEAQSNSSTLYILVHDHAHWDINSASHSSSDSDSALVDQLLNSREVRDAPNILILHVTSFPFALQTQYTRISPYNEIHWPSAFSNDVDLYHEKTRYYGVSELLESTRSGSNLPLLRYDSSFESMASALEERFPKLHSAVIRTTVLIQHYCVALMAASSRISSSHNLHKHTSVETLEIVQSLLTAAQQCPAHHGHMVLLRIPSLALAAWAHRRLSRVRRQLGLEESFEIIVGNPNQALNIGQSFTDQIKTWLKIQDADWVPQTYLELESLPCILILSGAEPLGESLPRSLKYCDLRVISCSYLQRTTLEQELGLAAYLVRAESRPPHNPGPGSDLLESDAEKLSSTDNEEEEGQENGYSPKTCSQQLQSCPDRGALDPFPAQSTTSPNIQKGTMDTIQPPSQSQTQLQPQPPSQSFPYPQPTLHQPLSYSQAQSISQPQPQLQIQSQNHPLSQTNSQPYTQTLLQHQSLSQMQIPHPKPQPPPNTQSRRQHSKSTSSGSLSPQASSPHLSCSWARGVSRPPSVLLSRALYDIITASDSSGLPRCTSFLPHMSVAWASSFRPLLSKMMTCTEQSLYYRQWTVPRSYHMDSRNRTEGRSDNFHPRRLLLSGPPQVGKTGAYLHFLGILSRMLIRLMEVDIYDEEDINYSTQAEGVLYHPPNASWPNPDIVRTMPFDYTIHDPKYDDISSVYSAGYKPSAEGNHVRQEDVYLHRRTSRIKLSKYAAYNTYHHCEQCHQYLGFNPRYQMYESTLHAFTFTHLLLGEEIQLYFIIPKSKEHYFSFSQPGGQLESMRLPLTSDWSPDCIKSPIFTPTTGRHEHGLFNLYHAMDGASHLHILVVKEYEMAVYKKYWPNHIMLVLPTVFNGTGIGAAHFLIKELSYHNLELERSRRLEGGGPAGDVWPFIILADDSCVMWNAVDLDARNVPVEHAVSLKHILQHMEACPDLANYGLCGIRKWSSRGLTGNKQREPFSRGHLHDFLLLNVDRSQNVQYDQNRFTCHDVDFTLRLHSAGLLICRFNSFSLMKKQIAIGGYRTFIIKTKTTDVPTSVGPSQYICAPDSKHLFLATPAQLLLEKYLQHTSQKLFPLSNKNYTHPVLSVDCYLNLGPEVTVCFVSSRPHSVNISTTGLLFSGLLLCFADSFVTPVFLKKFTFLKGATLCVISADRSSLRQTVGRLELEEEWRFRLSDEFQTANAKEDRPLFFLTGKHI; encoded by the exons ATGGGGAACTCCTATGCAGGCCAGCTGCGGACTACGCGCTTTGAGGAGGTCCTCCATAACTCCATTGAGGCATCGCTGAGATCAAACACCATAGTGCCTCGCCCTGTCTTCTCACAGCTATACCTCGAGACAGAGCAGCCATTGGCACATGATG GTCGTACAGAGAATGATGATGAAGACGATGAAGATGGCTCAGAGTCTAACAGCCCCCCAATACCCTATCAGATGAAGCCCCCATCTGAGGGATGCTGCACCACGGATG GCTTCTGTCAGGCAGGCAGGGACCTGCGTCTGTCCTCGCTGGCGTCAGATCCCTTGGATGTGCCCCCTGGGTTCATGTTGGTTGGGGTGAAGTCCCCCTCCCACCCTGAGTCCCTGCTGGTGTGTGCCGTGGACCGCCGCTTTCTGCCAGACGAACGGGGTCACAACGCACTGCTGG GCTTCTCAGGGAACTGTATAGGCTGTGGAGAGAAAGGCTTTCGCTATTTCACAGAGTTCTCCAACCACATTAATTTGAAGCTCAGCACCCAGCCCAAGAAACAGAAGCACTTGAAGTACCATCTGCACCGAAACAACCAGGGCGTGCTGGTCAAAGGAGCTCCCATCTGCTGGCGGGGACACG atggCAGAATGAGACAGATGGGGTCCAGCCTCTCAGAAGGCCATGCAATATCAGCTGAACAGCCACCAAACATGGCACTGAAAAATTcatcacacacacctggcagctacacag CAGAATCAAATGTGGACCCGAGTGGTCTGCCACAAATAACTGATGCCCCCCACTTGCTGACAAATGGCAACCATGCTGTTCCCTCCATCGCCCATCCACCTTTACATCAGTCAAGGCCTGGGAGACCCTCAGCTACAG GGTCCCATGCAAATGCTGGACCTCCAAAAAAGAGGCACAAGGGCTGGTCGCCTGAGTCATCTGCCAACAGTCTGACAGAGAGCACTTTGAAGACACCACCATCTTCATCAGCCTTATCAACATTATCCATGTCCTCTGTCATCACAAATGGAGTTAGAACAG AGACAGCAGCCCCACTGAGTTCATCACAGGGGTCCTTAACCCCACTTTCTCCGGCAGGGCTGTCTGTAACAATCCCTGATGAGCTGCTACACACCTGCAGACTGAAACCTGTCATCTTTAAAG GTCATGGCCCACTCCCTCAGCTGACTGGAAATGTCAGTGAAGTGCTTGTCAGTTCTCTGCTTCAGAGTTGTTACTTGAGCTCCCAGACACTCCCCAGAGTCTACCAGCACTATGGACCATCACCCCTTCAGTCATTGTCAACTGAGATGCAGATTCTACTCACAGTCTACTACCTTGTTCAACTAG GCCTTGACCAGGTGCCCCTAATAGAGGACTTGGAGCAGATATTCATGAGGTCATGGAGGGAGTCTCACCTCAGCGAGATCAGACAGTACCAGCAGCCTCAAACACCAGTCACCCAAGGGAGGCACTATGGCATAGAG ACCCCATCCACCCTGCCTGGGCTCCCCCAGCATTTCTCCTTACCTCCCCAGAGCCAACAACCCCTGACCCCCAGCCAGCTTCCTTGGCTCGCCCAGCTCGCTGCGTCGTCCTGTGGAGAGGGCGTGGTGGTGTTAGAAGAGAAGATTGGATCTTTGGCTCAAGGCCTCCAGCAAACGTTCAGCAGGTTAATGGAAGGACGGCTTGAAAACACCAACTACGTGGTCATTATTTTCACTGCACCGGGACAGGAAACACAGTCCTGTGTGGTCGTCACAG gtaaACACCAGTGTCGTGCCTTGGCAGAGAGTATGTACTCCCCCAATGAGGGTCTGAAAGAAATCAACCACCAGCTCTCCACTGGTGTTGCCCAGGAACTCATCCACTACTGCAATTCCCTCGGACAAG ATGGGGATTTGGATTCCCTGTTGGATAGTGCCACTGTGGACAGCAACGAGCCATCTCCCTTATCCAGTAGTCAGGAATCCGCTGAAGAGAGGAGTCTTAAAACCACACACAGTCCCAAAGACACAAACAGTTCAAAGgatccacacacacagtgttcaaAAGACTCACCCAGCCCTAAAGAGAGAGCTTCAAGTCCCAAAGACACCTGTTCAg aatacTCCATAGAGTGGCGTGAGGTTCGTCCCATTCAGCTAGCAGTGGCCAGGAAGCTACTGTCCCATGTTTGTGCCATAGCAGACTCCAGCACACAAAACCTGGATCTTGGCTCCTTTGACAGGGTCAGCTTCCTCATTCTCGTCCCGCCGTCCGAGGTAACATTTCAGCAGACCGTTCTCCACCTCTGGAGCTCTG GTGTCCTTCAGGAGCTTGGGGGTTTAGACCAGGAGTGTTTGTCTCAACGGGAGGCTGAGCGTTATGTGGTCAAGATGGATCAGAACGCTCAGGCACGAATTGATAGCCTCATCCAGGAAGCACAAAGCAACTCCTCCACACTCTACATCCTGGTCCATGACCACGCCCACTGGGACATTAACAG TGCATCCCACAGTAGCTCAGACAGTGATTCGGCTCTGGTGGACCAGCTGTTAAACTCCCGTGAGGTCAGAGATGCTCCAAACATCCTAATTCTCCACGTCACCTCCTTCCCCTTCGCTCTGCAGACACAGTATACCCGCATCAGCCCCTACAATGAGATCCACTGGCCCTCTGCATTCAGTAAT gatgTGGACCTGTATCATGAGAAGACGCGCTACTATGGTGTCTCAGAGCTTTTAGAGTCGACCCGTTCAGGGAGCAACCTGCCTCTGCTGCGTTATGATTCCTCCTTTGAAAGTATGGCATCTGCCCTGGAAGAAAG atTCCCTAAACTGCACAGTGCTGTGATCCGGACTACGGTTTTGATCCAACACTACTGCGTAGCTCTGATGGCTGCATCCAGCAGAATCAGCAGCTCCCACAATCTCCACAAACACACCTCTGTGGAGACCCTAGAGATTGTTCAATCACTGCTCACTGCTGCCCAGCAATGTCCCGCCCACCATGGCCACATGGTCCTGCTGCGGATCCCATCTTTGGCTCTGGCAGCATGGGCCCACCGACGGTTGTCCAGAGTTAGGAGGCAGCTGGGTCTGGAGGAGAGTTTTGAAATCATAGTGGGGAATCCAAACCAAGCTCTTAACATTGGACAGAGCTTCACTGATCAGATCAAG aCATGGCTGAAGATCCAGGATGCTGACTGGGTTCCTCAGACCTACCTGGAACTGGAGTCGCTTCCCTGCATCCTGATCCTGTCAGGAGCTGAGCCACTGGGAGAATCGCTGCCCAG GTCATTGAAGTATTGTGATCTTAGAGTGATAAGCTGCTCCTACCTTCAGCGAACCACACTCGAACAAGAACTAGGACTAGCTGCTTATCTAGTGAGAGCAGAGTCACGACCCCCACACAACCCCGGaccaggaagtgacttgctggAGAGTGACGCGGAGAAACTTAGCAGTACTGacaatgaggaggaggagggacaggAGAACG GTTACTCCCCTAAAACATGCAGCCAGCAGCTCCAGTCATGCCCAGACAGAGGAGCTTTAGATCCCTTCCCTGCCCAAAGCACCACCTCTCCAAATATCCAGAAAGGGACCATGGACACCATACAACCTCCCTCACAATCACAGACTCAACTTCAACCCCAGCCTCCATCTCAGTCTTTTCCGTATCCTCAACCTACATTACACCAACCTTTGAGTTATTCTCAAGCCCAATCGATCTCCCAGCCGCAGCCACAACTCCAAATTCAGAGTCAAAACCATCCATTATCTCAAACAAATTCCCAACCTTACACTCAAACACTTCTCCAGCACCAGTCCCTCTCCCAGATGCAAATACCCCACCCTAAACCTCAACCGCCTCCCAACACCCAGTCTCGTCGGCAACACTCTAAATCCACCTCCTCTGGCTCATTGTCCCCGCAAGCCTCCTCTCCTCATCTGAGCTGCTCCTGGGCGCGGGGAGTGAGTCGCCCGCCTTCTGTGCTCCTCTCTCGTGCCCTCTACGATATCATCACAGCCAGTGACAGCAGCGGTCTTCCACGATGTACTTCATTCTTGCCACACATGTCAGTCGCATGGGCAAGCAGCTTCAG GCCCTTGCTGAGTAAGATGATGACGTGTACAGAGCAGTCACTGTACTACCGCCAGTGGACAGTCCCCCGCTCCTACCACATGGACAGCAGAAATCGCACTGAAGGACGAAGTGACAACTTTCACCCTCGCAGGCTGCTGCTCAGTGGACCCCCACAG GTGGGTAAGACAGGAGCGTACCTGCACTTCCTGGGTATTCTGTCTCGGATGCTGATCAGGCTGATGGAGGTGGATATCTACGATGAAGAAGACATCAACTACA gTACACAGGCTGAGGGGGTGCTGTACCACCCACCCAATGCTTCCTGGCCCAACCCAGACATTGTAAGGACGATGCCCTTTGACTATACCATCCATGACCCCAAATATGATGACATCAGCTCTGTCTATAGCGCTGGATACAAACCCAGTGCTGAGG GAAACCATGTGCGCCAGGAGGATGTATACCTACATAGGCGGACATCTCGGATCAAGCTGTCCAAATATGCGGCGTACAACACATACCACCACTGTGAACAGTGTCATCAGTACTTGGGCTTCAACCCCAGATACCAG ATGTATGAGTCAACACTGCATGCCTTCACATTCACCCATCTACTGCTTGGGGAAGAGATTCAGCTTTACTTCATCATCCCAAAGTCTAAAGAGCACTACTTCAGCTTCAGCCAACCAGGAGGCCAGCTGGAGAGCATGCGGCTGCCTCTCACCTCTGATTGG AGCCCAGACTGCATCAAGAGTCCCATCTTCACCCCAACCACCGGTCGACATGAGCATGGTCTGTTTAACCTGTACCATGCTATGGATGGAGCCTCACATCTGCACATTCTGGTGGTCAAAGAGTACGAGATGGCTGTGTATAAGAAGTACTGGCCCAACCACATTATGCTGGTACTGCCCACTGTCTTTAACGGCACCGGAATAG GTGCGGCTCACTTCCTGATTAAAGAGCTTTCGTATCACAACTTGGAGCTGGAGCGCAGTCGACGTTTGGAGGGAGGGGGGCCAGCAGGTGACGTCTGGCCATTCATCATCCTGGCTGATGACTCCTGTGTTATGTGGAACGCAGTGGACCTCGACGCACGCAA TGTTCCAGTGGAGCATGCTGTGTCACTGAAGCACATCTTACAACACATGGAGGCCTGCCCAGACCTGGCCAACTACGGACTATGCGGGATCAGGAAGTGGAGCAGCCGTGGACTCACAG GTAATAAACAAAGGGAGCCATTTTCCAGAGGCCACCTTCATGACTTCCTTCTCCTCAATGTCGACCGGAGCCAGAATGTCCAGTATGACCAGAACCGCTTCACTTGTCACGATGTGGACTTCACCCTGAGGCTCCACAGCGCTGGACTGCTTATCTGCCGGTTCAACAGCTTCAGCCTCATGAAGAAGCAAATCGCCATAGGAGGATACAGAACGTTTATTATCAAGACCAAG ACGACGGATGTTCCCACCTCAGTGGGGCCCTCGCAGTACATCTGTGCCCCAGACAGCAAGCACCTTTTTCTGGCTACACCAGCTCAGCTCCTCCTGGAAAAATACCTTCAACACACCAGCCAGAAGCTGTTTCCACTCAGCAACAAGAACTACACACACCCTGTACTGTCTGTGGACTGTTATCTCAACCTGGGACCTGAg GTGACGGTGTGTTTTGTGAGTTCTAGACCTCACTCTGTCAACATCAGCACCACAGGGCTGCTGTTCAGTGGCCTTCTCCTCTGTTTTGCTGACTCCTTTGTGACTCCTGTGTTCCTCAAGAAGTTCACCTTCCTCAAAG GTGCGACACTGTGTGTCATCAGCGCAGACCGTAGCTCTTTGAGGCAGACGGTGGGCAGgctggagctggaggaggagtgGAGGTTCAGGCTCAGCGATGAATTCCAGACTGCCAACGCCAAGGAGGACCGACCACTCTTCTTCCTGACTGGAAAACATATATGA